In Brachyhypopomus gauderio isolate BG-103 chromosome 11, BGAUD_0.2, whole genome shotgun sequence, a single genomic region encodes these proteins:
- the LOC143526999 gene encoding ganglioside GM2 activator-like, translating into MGSVKLLVLWTANVLLMQVTCNVRIRMPVTVAKVVGFSWENCGKPDDPSVMKSLDLSPDPIHIPGFLKASASGTTSVSLVSPLSVNVTLEREVAGIWVKVPCVDEMGSCHYPDACDVLNQLIPPGQDCPEPLHTYGLPCHCPFQAGDYSLPQSDFYLPNLDLPFWLTNGQYRVQGVLGNLDKELGCLKVSLAIHSV; encoded by the exons ATGGGTTCTGTCAAGTTACTGGTTTTATGGACCGCAAATGTTCTTTTAATGCAAGTCACATGTAATGTGCGAATCAGGATGCCAGTAACAGTAGCTAAG GTTGTGGGGTTTTCTTGGGAGAACTGCGGAAAGCCTGACGATCCCTCTGTTATGAAGTCTCTTGATTTGTCTCCGGATCCCATTCATATTCCAGGATTTTTGAAAGCATCAGCTTCGGGCACAACGTCAGTGTCGTTGGTCTCACCTCTGTCT GTAAACGTCAcgctggagagagaggtggctgGTATCTGGGTCAAGGTGCCATGTGTAGACGAGATGGGGAGCTGCCACTATCCGGACGCCTGTGATGTATTGAACCAGCTCATTCCTCCTGGCCAGGACTGCCCCGAGCCCCTGCACACATACGGCCTTCCCTGCCACTGTCCCTTCCAAGCA GGTGACTACTCTCTGCCTCAGTCTGATTTCTACCTGCCCAATTTAGACCTGCCTTTCTGGCTGACCAATGGCCAGTACCGAGTGCAGGGGGTTCTGGGAAATCTGGACAAAGAGCTGGGCTGTCTTAAAGTCAGCCTCGCCATACACTCGGTCTAA
- the ccdc69 gene encoding coiled-coil domain-containing protein 69 isoform X1: MGCHYSKMRVQSRQKKKKYKAKGEKRFKDISGAHDGNGKVPTEERVPSPETELEEYKWQLKVLHEALAASGSSGQEHLLREHEQGDLLMLVHRIAQKVKNETAARLDALYEEQVTRSAEQYQKDAEVMQHLHNKEKSMLEEAHMASECALKEQIEGLIADLKRFTELKERVKSSTLQRDLQKNIQTHGSPGEFWEQEQESLLIVIEMKKERLQEQGSKLQQMEALIEKNLALENQVKQVQQQNEDLRVRLDSYQTIIKQLSKEQNRLEEAQEKQFLQNQKLTQEKEELLFKLLHNGDSCSAFHRAAIVPTQVSPN; encoded by the exons ATGGGTTGTCATTACAGCAAGATGCGTGTCCAGTCTCGACAGAAAAAG AAGAAATATAAAGCAAAAGGCGAGAAGCGTTTCAAGGATATCAGCGGTGCTCATGATGGCAATG GAAAAGTCCCCACGGAGGAGCGGGTCCCCAGCCCAGAGACGGAGCTGGAAGAGTACAAATGGCAGCTGAAAGTCCTACACGAAGCACTAGCAGCGTCTGGGAGTTCAGGACAGGAACATCTCCTCCGGGAGCACGAGCAAGGAGATCTCCTCATGCTGGTCCATCGCATCGCTCAGAAG GTGAAGAATGAAACTGCTGCTCGGTTGGATGCTCTTTATGAGGAGCAGGTGACACGTTCTGCAGAGCAATACCAGAAGGACGCAGAAG TGATGCAGCATTTGCACAACAAGGAGAAGAGTATGTTAGAGGAAGCCCACATGGCATCTGAATGTGCTCTGAAG GAGCAGATTGAGGGGCTCATAGCAGACCTGAAACGGTTCACAGAGTTAAAAGAGCGTGTGAAGAGCTCAACACTACAGAGAGACCTGCAAAAAAACATTCAG ACGCATGGCAGCCCTGGTGAATTCTGGGAACAGGAGCAGGAGAGTCTGCTCATTGTCATCGAGATGAAGAAAGAGCGTTTACAGGAGCAAGGAAGCAAGCTGCAGCAGATGGAGGCGCTG ATCGAAAAAAACTTGGCTCTGGAGAACCAGGTCAAACAAGTTCAACAGCAGAACGAGGACTTGAGAGTTCGGTTAGACAGCTATCAAACAATCATAAA GCAGCTATCCAAGGAGCAGAACAGGCTTGAGGAGGCCCAGGAGAAGCAGTTTTTGCAGAATCAGAAACTCACTCAGGAGAAAGAGGAGCTCCTCTTTAAGCTCCTCCATAATGGAGACTCTTGCTCCGCCTTTCACAGGGCAGCAATCGTTCCTACACAAGTGTCTCCCAACTGA
- the ccdc69 gene encoding coiled-coil domain-containing protein 69 isoform X2 — MGCHYSKMRVQSRQKKKYKAKGEKRFKDISGAHDGNGKVPTEERVPSPETELEEYKWQLKVLHEALAASGSSGQEHLLREHEQGDLLMLVHRIAQKVKNETAARLDALYEEQVTRSAEQYQKDAEVMQHLHNKEKSMLEEAHMASECALKEQIEGLIADLKRFTELKERVKSSTLQRDLQKNIQTHGSPGEFWEQEQESLLIVIEMKKERLQEQGSKLQQMEALIEKNLALENQVKQVQQQNEDLRVRLDSYQTIIKQLSKEQNRLEEAQEKQFLQNQKLTQEKEELLFKLLHNGDSCSAFHRAAIVPTQVSPN, encoded by the exons ATGGGTTGTCATTACAGCAAGATGCGTGTCCAGTCTCGACAGAAAAAG AAATATAAAGCAAAAGGCGAGAAGCGTTTCAAGGATATCAGCGGTGCTCATGATGGCAATG GAAAAGTCCCCACGGAGGAGCGGGTCCCCAGCCCAGAGACGGAGCTGGAAGAGTACAAATGGCAGCTGAAAGTCCTACACGAAGCACTAGCAGCGTCTGGGAGTTCAGGACAGGAACATCTCCTCCGGGAGCACGAGCAAGGAGATCTCCTCATGCTGGTCCATCGCATCGCTCAGAAG GTGAAGAATGAAACTGCTGCTCGGTTGGATGCTCTTTATGAGGAGCAGGTGACACGTTCTGCAGAGCAATACCAGAAGGACGCAGAAG TGATGCAGCATTTGCACAACAAGGAGAAGAGTATGTTAGAGGAAGCCCACATGGCATCTGAATGTGCTCTGAAG GAGCAGATTGAGGGGCTCATAGCAGACCTGAAACGGTTCACAGAGTTAAAAGAGCGTGTGAAGAGCTCAACACTACAGAGAGACCTGCAAAAAAACATTCAG ACGCATGGCAGCCCTGGTGAATTCTGGGAACAGGAGCAGGAGAGTCTGCTCATTGTCATCGAGATGAAGAAAGAGCGTTTACAGGAGCAAGGAAGCAAGCTGCAGCAGATGGAGGCGCTG ATCGAAAAAAACTTGGCTCTGGAGAACCAGGTCAAACAAGTTCAACAGCAGAACGAGGACTTGAGAGTTCGGTTAGACAGCTATCAAACAATCATAAA GCAGCTATCCAAGGAGCAGAACAGGCTTGAGGAGGCCCAGGAGAAGCAGTTTTTGCAGAATCAGAAACTCACTCAGGAGAAAGAGGAGCTCCTCTTTAAGCTCCTCCATAATGGAGACTCTTGCTCCGCCTTTCACAGGGCAGCAATCGTTCCTACACAAGTGTCTCCCAACTGA